The Mercurialis annua linkage group LG2, ddMerAnnu1.2, whole genome shotgun sequence genome contains a region encoding:
- the LOC126668265 gene encoding uncharacterized protein LOC126668265 — translation MSSSSDDFLSGFQVDLDVPMGGPDVPIANIVPGDIVVDGAPVDIPLAPAEIALPEVIVVNDDDDDDDDSADPVGDEAVPSPLPPLASFAVSGGVGGVTSEGLVVADSGEIPQGRDPDSPSRKRRRVGDGSPSRENFPGDSSSAPDLVQWVEGQDPASLLNPRVLAEYIRTLAIPDDVTWFCGRPGQELSDLACFHGFSALQSVLVLNDRRQCAEEEVERLSSLLATSESERAKLKASLEEHDSLMAQLKAQDAINDRQVKVIEKKTDDLTQEIEELIRINSLVGGERDSLRSEVESLHIRLLDTKAFYSALISEYRLAIGRKLLEQNPDIDLSGVNGLDPQAIARDLLVKMSKDQFKIKDLGNLKYFFGSEVARSTDGINLCQKKYAIDLLTEIGFLGSKPAKTPITSETRLIKHDSLTYKDVKAYRRKALSATSRILRYIKKSSSQGLFFSTEASQQLKAFSNSDWANCPDTRKSIACFLFFLELH, via the exons atgtcttcttcttctgacgatttcctttccggatttcaagtagatttggacgttccgatgggtggtcctgacgttcctatCGCCAACATTGTTCCTGGCGACATTGTCGTGGATGGGGCTCCTGTTGATATCCCCCTAGCTCCCGCCGAGATAGCGTTGCCTGAGGTTATTGTTgtaaatgatgatgatgatgatgatgatgactcggctgatccagtaggtgacgaggcggttccgtcgccacttccccctctagcatcatttGCCGTTTCTgggggagttgggggtgtgaCTTCAGAGGGGTtggttgttgctgattcgggagagATTCCTCAGggtcgagacccggattctccgtctaggaaGAGGCGTCGAGTTGGCGATGGTTCTCCATCGAGGGAGAATTTTCCTGGAGactcttcttctgctccagatttggtgcagtgggtcgaaggtcaggatcctgccagtttgctgaatcctagagtgctagcggaatatatccggactttggcgattcctgatgatgttACGTGGTTTtgtggtaggccgggtcaggagctttccgatctggcttgttttcatggtttctct gctcttcaatctgttctggtattgaacgaccgccgacagtgtgccgaggaggaggttGAGCGTCTGTCctctcttttggcgacttccgagtctgaaagggccAAATTGAAGGcttctttggaagagcatgattcccttaTGGCGCAGCttaaggcgcaggatgcgattaatgatcgccaagttaaagtgatcgagaagaaaactgatgacttgactcaagagattgaggagctcaTTCGAATCAATTCCCTcgttggtggggagagggacaGTCTAAGATCGGAGGTTGAGAGTCTTCATATCCGTCTGCTAGATACGAAAGCTTTTTACTCTgctttgataagcgagtatcgtCTTGCAATTGGGAGGAAGCTTCTAGAGCAAAATCCtgatattgatctttctggggttaacgggttggatccccaaGCCATCGCTCGTGATCTTCTTGTCAAGATGTCTAAAGACC AATTCAAGATTAAAGACCTTGGAAATCTAAAGTATTTCTTTGGTTCGGAAGTGGCCAGGTCAACAGATGGAATCAACCTTTGCCAAAAGAAGTATGCTATAGACTTACTGACTGAAATAGGTTTTTTGGGATCTAAACCAGCAAAGACACCAATAACTTCAGAAACAAGGCTTATAAAGCATGATAGTCTTACTTACAAAGATGTTAAAGCATACAGAAG AAAAGCACTTTCAGCAACATCAAGGATACTAAGATACATAAAGAAGTCATCATCTCAAGGTTTGTTCTTCTCTACAGAAGCAAGTCAACAATTGAAGGCTTTTTCAAACTCAGATTGGGCTAACTGCCCTGATACAAGAAAATCAATAGCATGTTTCTTGTTTTTCTTGGAACTTCATTAA